The following are encoded in a window of Rubrobacter naiadicus genomic DNA:
- the solA gene encoding N-methyl-L-tryptophan oxidase, with translation MTSHDVIVVGLGAMGSAVAFHLASRGLRVLGVEQYSPAHERGSSHGRSRIIRLAYYESPEYVPLLLRAWELWEELEERSARKLLSRTGALMVGSSESELFRGSLRSATEHDLPHEVLDEGEIRRRFPALDPPPDTLALYEERAGFIVPEEGVKAHLQLAGSLGAELRFEERLLSWEERDGGVLVETSRGSYGASHLVLAPGPWAPQLLGELGGSLYVERQVMVWFSASCDGLPVIMWEADDGRIFYCIPEGPERIKAALHHGGKRTTPETLDRRVHEEDVEAIKGYLRKYAPALAGALVESSVCMYTNSPDLHFVVGPHPRHPRIILACGFSGHGYKFSGLIGEVTADLVTEGRTGHPIKLFSPARLQLQA, from the coding sequence TTGACCTCCCACGACGTCATCGTCGTGGGTCTGGGGGCGATGGGGAGCGCCGTCGCCTTCCACCTGGCATCGCGCGGGCTGCGCGTGCTCGGCGTCGAGCAGTACTCCCCGGCCCACGAGCGGGGCTCGAGCCACGGTCGCTCGCGCATCATCCGCCTCGCCTATTACGAATCCCCCGAGTACGTGCCGCTCTTGCTGCGGGCATGGGAGCTGTGGGAGGAGCTCGAGGAGAGGAGCGCGCGCAAGCTCCTCTCCCGGACCGGGGCCCTGATGGTCGGTTCTTCGGAGAGCGAACTCTTCCGCGGCAGCCTGCGCAGCGCCACCGAGCACGACCTGCCCCACGAAGTGCTCGACGAGGGGGAGATCCGACGGCGCTTCCCGGCTCTCGATCCCCCTCCCGACACGTTAGCTCTCTACGAGGAGCGGGCCGGCTTCATCGTGCCCGAGGAGGGGGTGAAGGCCCATCTGCAGCTCGCCGGATCCCTCGGAGCCGAGCTCCGTTTCGAAGAACGCCTCCTCTCCTGGGAAGAGAGGGATGGCGGCGTGCTCGTCGAAACCAGCCGGGGTTCCTACGGTGCCTCCCATCTCGTGCTCGCCCCCGGACCCTGGGCTCCGCAGCTTCTCGGGGAGCTCGGGGGTTCGCTGTATGTCGAGCGGCAGGTGATGGTGTGGTTTTCGGCCTCCTGCGACGGGCTGCCGGTCATCATGTGGGAGGCCGATGACGGACGCATCTTCTACTGCATCCCGGAGGGTCCGGAGAGGATCAAGGCGGCGCTGCATCACGGAGGCAAAAGGACAACCCCGGAGACGCTGGACCGCCGGGTGCACGAAGAGGACGTGGAGGCGATAAAGGGATATCTGAGGAAGTACGCCCCCGCCCTCGCAGGAGCCCTCGTAGAGAGCTCCGTGTGCATGTACACCAACAGCCCGGACCTTCACTTCGTGGTGGGGCCCCACCCGCGCCATCCACGGATCATCCTCGCCTGCGGTTTCTCCGGGCACGGCTACAAGTTCAGCGGGCTCATCGGGGAGGTCACAGCCGACCTGGTGACCGAAGGCAGGACGGGTCATCCCATAAAACTCTTCTCCCCCGCCCGGCTCCAGCTCCAAGCCTGA
- a CDS encoding amino acid permease, whose translation MRHMTMISLGGVIGAGLFVGSGAVISTVGPASFISYAIAGLIIVMVMRMLGEMAVASPQIGSFAEYARISLGDWAGFAVGWLYWYFWVIVLAVEAQAGALIIQGLFDLSSQYQWLISLVLMLLLTGTNLFSVGSYGEFEFWFASIKVAAIIGFIALGALYVLGLWPGASLDFSNLTAHGGFLPHGALVMFAGVTTLIFSFVGAEIVTLAAAESREPERSVARATNSVIWRVMLFYVLSIFLIVTIVPWNDPALEPRGQTRGPFVAALEQINFPGAATIMSVVVLVAVLSCLNSGLYTCSRMLNAIARRGDAPKAFLRVNGRGVPVWSILISTAVGYLSVIAAFYAPNAVFTFLLNTSGAVALFVYLLIAISELRLRRRIERENPERLAIKMWLYPYLTWLTIGVFVVVIVAVGINADTRSQLLLTLLSIGVVLVAYALTWYFGKRNREAGPSRAPADR comes from the coding sequence ATGCGGCACATGACGATGATCTCCTTGGGTGGGGTCATCGGGGCCGGGCTCTTCGTGGGCAGCGGGGCGGTCATAAGCACGGTGGGGCCGGCGTCGTTCATCTCCTATGCGATAGCTGGGCTGATCATCGTGATGGTGATGAGGATGCTCGGGGAGATGGCGGTCGCCTCGCCGCAGATAGGTTCGTTCGCGGAGTATGCCCGGATCTCTCTGGGAGATTGGGCCGGGTTCGCGGTCGGGTGGCTCTACTGGTACTTCTGGGTCATCGTGCTCGCGGTGGAAGCGCAGGCGGGTGCTTTGATCATCCAGGGGCTCTTCGACCTCTCCTCGCAGTACCAGTGGCTGATCTCGCTGGTGCTGATGTTGCTTTTGACCGGCACCAACCTGTTCTCGGTCGGTTCCTACGGCGAGTTCGAGTTCTGGTTCGCCTCGATCAAGGTCGCCGCGATAATAGGGTTCATCGCGCTCGGGGCGCTGTACGTGTTGGGGCTCTGGCCCGGGGCGAGCCTGGATTTCTCCAACCTCACGGCCCACGGGGGGTTCCTTCCCCACGGCGCGCTCGTGATGTTCGCCGGGGTTACTACCCTGATCTTCTCGTTCGTCGGCGCCGAGATAGTCACGCTGGCCGCCGCAGAGTCGCGTGAGCCTGAGCGCAGCGTGGCGCGGGCGACCAACTCGGTCATCTGGCGGGTCATGCTCTTCTACGTGCTCTCGATCTTCCTGATCGTGACCATAGTGCCGTGGAACGACCCGGCGCTCGAGCCCAGGGGACAGACCCGCGGGCCGTTCGTGGCGGCCCTCGAGCAGATCAACTTCCCCGGCGCCGCCACGATAATGAGCGTCGTCGTGCTGGTCGCGGTACTCTCCTGCCTGAACTCCGGCCTCTACACCTGCTCGAGGATGCTCAACGCCATCGCCCGGCGTGGGGACGCCCCGAAGGCTTTCCTGCGGGTCAACGGACGCGGCGTGCCGGTGTGGTCGATACTCATAAGCACGGCGGTCGGGTACCTCTCGGTCATCGCGGCCTTCTACGCTCCGAACGCCGTTTTCACATTCCTGCTCAACACCTCCGGGGCGGTCGCGCTCTTCGTCTACCTCCTCATCGCCATCTCCGAGCTCAGGCTCAGGCGGCGCATAGAGCGGGAGAATCCCGAGAGGCTCGCCATAAAGATGTGGCTCTACCCCTACCTGACCTGGCTCACCATAGGCGTCTTCGTCGTGGTCATCGTCGCCGTGGGCATCAACGCCGACACCCGCTCGCAGCTTCTGCTGACCCTGCTCAGCATAGGAGTCGTGCTGGTCGCCTACGCGCTCACGTGGTATTTCGGTAAGAGAAACCGGGAGGCCGGCCCATCGCGAGCGCCGGCGGACCGCTAG
- a CDS encoding Crp/Fnr family transcriptional regulator — MREAPHPLEELDLFGGLDPAELEQIRRIARQIEFGPGATLIREGEPCRALYVLASGTVEVRKKILPGSTRQLAVLKAPTVVGEVGLLAGGARSTALVRARTRTRGYEIPREAFVGLVEEGSLAALKVVYGLGRLLAERMAKTDDTIAQLVTRLEEGGDIQGPEIFRDTLIQEWET, encoded by the coding sequence ATGAGGGAGGCGCCGCACCCACTGGAAGAGCTGGATCTCTTCGGGGGTCTGGATCCTGCAGAGCTGGAGCAGATCCGCAGGATAGCCCGTCAAATCGAGTTTGGTCCGGGCGCCACGCTGATACGCGAAGGGGAGCCGTGCCGGGCGCTCTACGTGCTCGCCTCCGGAACCGTCGAGGTACGCAAGAAGATTCTGCCGGGCAGCACCCGCCAGCTCGCCGTCCTCAAGGCCCCGACCGTGGTGGGTGAGGTGGGGCTCCTCGCCGGAGGAGCTCGGTCCACGGCTCTCGTGCGGGCGCGAACCAGGACACGAGGGTACGAGATCCCGCGCGAGGCCTTCGTCGGGCTCGTCGAGGAAGGCTCGCTCGCGGCGCTCAAGGTCGTCTACGGGCTGGGGCGGCTCCTCGCCGAGCGCATGGCGAAGACCGACGATACCATCGCGCAGCTCGTGACCCGGCTGGAGGAGGGCGGAGACATCCAGGGACCGGAGATCTTCCGGGACACCCTCATCCAGGAATGGGAGACCTGA
- a CDS encoding L-lactate permease, translating into MFQQILNPTGNLGATVALALIPLVVLLLLLAVFRITAWLSVIIASIVTFIIAVVVWQAPVGNALQAYVYGAATGVWAVDWITFWGVVIFNTLVVTGSFEKLQGWLIQQATADVRVQTLLLAWAFGALLEGLVGFGYPWALVAPILITLGIRDLDAIRVAAIANNAPVSFGALGVPIIALSAVTGLPLLALSASIGKIVALLALLPPWVLIYLVTGRRGLRDGWPLAIVGSLAYIAGQYPTSQYLGPYLPDIIGSIVCFAALLGLLKVWRPRTVLGFGGTPVEENAAYSEASRAPRLSGRDLAATFTPFIILLLVVVLWTGPWSPLPGVSLFSVEVQARSAITHEAVSSTFNFAPFIGGTAILVSWIIMLAVLRPSAADLRQVFSRTFSQMWGALLVGVFIFGLAYVFIYSGMAPSLAYGFSRIGPAFIVLAPILGWIGVALSGSNTSTNTMFGAVQATAGKLLGFPVLLAPSLGSVGAEVGKPVAPQTASVGVSTSRFVRNEGEVIRHNMGWTLILLGYLIVVGLFYYFVLPGVMRL; encoded by the coding sequence GTGTTCCAGCAGATACTCAACCCTACGGGCAACCTGGGGGCCACGGTCGCACTGGCTCTGATCCCGCTGGTGGTGTTGCTGCTCCTTCTGGCCGTCTTCAGGATCACGGCCTGGCTCTCGGTGATCATCGCCTCGATAGTGACCTTCATCATCGCCGTGGTCGTCTGGCAAGCCCCAGTAGGCAACGCGCTGCAGGCCTACGTCTACGGCGCCGCGACCGGCGTGTGGGCGGTGGACTGGATCACGTTCTGGGGGGTCGTGATCTTCAACACCCTGGTGGTCACAGGCTCCTTCGAGAAGCTGCAGGGATGGCTCATCCAGCAGGCCACGGCCGACGTGCGGGTGCAGACGCTGCTTCTGGCATGGGCCTTCGGGGCCCTGCTCGAGGGCCTCGTGGGCTTCGGGTACCCCTGGGCCCTCGTCGCGCCCATCCTCATAACCCTCGGGATCCGCGACCTCGACGCCATACGCGTCGCCGCGATAGCAAACAACGCCCCGGTCTCCTTCGGGGCTCTCGGGGTGCCGATCATCGCGCTCTCGGCCGTGACCGGGCTGCCGCTTCTTGCGCTCTCCGCCTCGATCGGTAAGATCGTCGCGCTTTTGGCTCTGCTGCCGCCGTGGGTCCTGATCTACCTGGTCACCGGCAGGCGCGGGCTCAGGGACGGCTGGCCGCTCGCGATCGTGGGCTCGCTCGCGTACATCGCCGGGCAGTATCCCACCTCGCAGTACCTCGGCCCCTATCTGCCGGACATCATCGGCTCGATCGTCTGCTTCGCCGCCCTGCTCGGCCTGCTCAAGGTCTGGCGCCCCCGCACGGTGCTGGGATTCGGCGGGACGCCGGTAGAGGAGAACGCCGCCTACAGCGAAGCCTCGCGTGCTCCCCGGCTCTCCGGCAGAGACCTCGCCGCCACCTTCACTCCCTTCATAATCCTGCTCCTGGTAGTCGTGCTGTGGACCGGTCCCTGGTCACCGCTTCCGGGGGTGAGCCTCTTCTCCGTCGAGGTGCAGGCCAGATCCGCCATAACGCACGAGGCCGTCTCCTCCACGTTCAACTTCGCCCCGTTCATAGGCGGCACGGCGATACTCGTCTCCTGGATCATAATGCTCGCGGTGCTCAGGCCCAGCGCCGCCGACCTGAGGCAGGTCTTCTCGCGCACCTTCTCCCAGATGTGGGGAGCCTTGCTGGTGGGCGTCTTCATCTTCGGGCTCGCCTACGTGTTCATCTACTCCGGCATGGCGCCGTCCCTGGCCTACGGGTTCTCGCGCATCGGTCCGGCGTTCATAGTCCTCGCCCCGATACTCGGCTGGATCGGGGTCGCCCTCTCCGGCTCGAACACCTCCACCAACACCATGTTCGGGGCGGTTCAGGCCACCGCCGGGAAGCTCCTCGGCTTCCCGGTCCTGCTCGCTCCCTCACTCGGCTCGGTCGGCGCGGAGGTCGGCAAGCCCGTCGCCCCGCAGACCGCGAGCGTGGGCGTCTCCACCAGCCGCTTCGTCCGCAACGAGGGCGAGGTGATCCGGCACAACATGGGCTGGACCCTCATCCTCCTCGGGTACCTGATCGTGGTCGGACTCTTCTACTACTTCGTGCTGCCGGGCGTGATGAGGCTGTGA
- a CDS encoding proline dehydrogenase family protein, which produces MGLFDRVMAGAVPVIPRPIVREVSSRYIAGTRLEDAVRVIRALNSEGCVATVDVLGESTTDKARASATLSEYKRVVDTLERNGLESGISVKLTALGLALDEELCRANLEELVEYAGERGRFVRVDMEDSPYTEKTIRMVLDARSRHENVGAVIQAYMRRSIDDVQRLVEAGVSVRLCKGIYDEPREIAYKDYDTVRQNYVFLLEELLRGGCYVGVATHDEYLVWHALRLVHQLGVSKDRYEFQMLLGVDEELRRILVRDGHKVRVYVPYGEQWYEYSTRRLKENPKIAGYVTLDVLQSVGGALKRVAGH; this is translated from the coding sequence GTGGGGCTCTTCGACAGGGTGATGGCCGGTGCGGTTCCGGTGATACCGCGTCCCATCGTGCGCGAGGTCTCGAGCCGCTACATCGCCGGGACCCGCCTGGAAGATGCCGTGCGCGTCATAAGGGCGCTCAACTCCGAGGGGTGCGTGGCGACGGTGGACGTGCTCGGCGAGAGCACGACCGACAAGGCCCGGGCCTCCGCCACGCTCTCTGAGTACAAACGCGTGGTCGACACCCTGGAGAGAAACGGCCTCGAGAGCGGCATCTCGGTCAAGCTCACCGCCCTCGGGCTCGCGCTCGACGAGGAGCTCTGCCGGGCGAACCTGGAAGAGCTCGTGGAGTACGCCGGAGAGCGGGGCCGCTTCGTGCGGGTGGACATGGAGGACTCGCCCTACACCGAGAAGACCATACGAATGGTACTCGACGCCCGCTCGCGCCACGAGAACGTCGGGGCCGTAATCCAGGCGTACATGCGGCGCAGCATAGACGACGTGCAGCGCCTGGTTGAGGCCGGCGTCTCGGTCCGGCTGTGCAAGGGCATCTACGACGAGCCGCGCGAGATCGCCTACAAGGACTACGACACCGTGCGTCAGAACTACGTGTTTTTGCTCGAGGAGCTGCTGCGCGGCGGCTGCTACGTCGGGGTGGCCACCCACGACGAGTACCTGGTCTGGCACGCGCTGCGCCTCGTCCACCAGCTCGGGGTTTCGAAGGACCGCTACGAGTTCCAGATGCTCCTCGGTGTGGACGAGGAGCTCAGGCGCATACTCGTCCGGGACGGTCACAAGGTGCGCGTCTACGTGCCCTACGGCGAGCAGTGGTACGAGTACTCCACCCGGCGCCTCAAGGAGAACCCGAAGATAGCGGGGTACGTCACGTTGGACGTACTTCAGAGTGTGGGCGGTGCATTGAAGAGGGTCGCCGGACACTGA
- a CDS encoding aldehyde dehydrogenase family protein, whose translation MGSAGARGERVPALRVSSRVGGERWDGASGGELRSINPAHLDEVVAEVSLGDAGTFVAACRAAREAQSGWAEVPAPVRSRVIRRIGDLTMANKEALARLVTREIGKPYAEALGEVQEIIDTCDFFTSEGRRLYGQTVPSEMPDKQLFTFRMPVGVAAIITAGNFPVAVPSWYIVPALLCGNAVVWKPAEYSPATADAFYEIFTHGGLPDGVFNVVQAEGAVAFEGLERALEEGLVDKIGFTGSTEVGRRIGELAGRHLQTPCLELGGKNPLVVMPDARLDLAVEGALFSGFGTAGQRCTSLGTAIVHESVHDEFLRRLSGAVGEARIGDPMQDVLYGPMLSERFYERFLGWLELTKDHHSLHGSTGTGRITKENPRENFVGDPEAGLYCHPTIVDGITPEDELYRTETFGPIVGVAKFSTFDEAVELANGHGYGLSASIYTENAREALRFRERISAGMLSINNSTSGAEAHLPFGGNGKSGNGSRLSGIWVLDQFTRWQSMNWDYSGRLQKAQMDLIELPADENFRLDPEEDGV comes from the coding sequence ATGGGATCCGCTGGAGCTCGCGGGGAGCGTGTACCGGCTCTGCGCGTATCTTCGAGGGTAGGTGGAGAGCGATGGGATGGAGCGTCCGGAGGGGAGCTTCGTTCGATCAACCCGGCGCATCTGGACGAGGTGGTCGCGGAGGTTTCGCTCGGGGACGCGGGCACGTTCGTGGCGGCCTGCCGGGCGGCGAGGGAGGCGCAGAGCGGGTGGGCTGAGGTGCCGGCTCCGGTGCGCTCGCGAGTGATTCGTCGGATCGGGGATCTGACGATGGCCAACAAGGAGGCGCTGGCACGTCTGGTGACGCGTGAGATCGGCAAGCCCTACGCCGAGGCGCTCGGAGAGGTACAGGAGATAATAGACACCTGCGACTTCTTCACCAGCGAGGGCAGACGGCTCTACGGGCAGACCGTTCCCTCGGAGATGCCGGACAAGCAGCTGTTCACCTTCCGGATGCCGGTGGGGGTCGCGGCGATCATCACCGCCGGCAACTTCCCGGTCGCCGTTCCCTCCTGGTACATCGTCCCGGCGCTTCTGTGCGGCAACGCGGTCGTCTGGAAGCCCGCCGAGTACTCCCCGGCGACCGCCGACGCCTTCTACGAGATCTTCACCCACGGCGGCCTGCCGGACGGGGTCTTCAACGTCGTGCAGGCCGAGGGGGCGGTCGCCTTCGAGGGTCTCGAGCGGGCGCTCGAGGAGGGGCTCGTCGACAAGATCGGCTTCACCGGCTCCACGGAGGTCGGCAGGAGGATCGGCGAGCTCGCCGGGCGTCACCTGCAGACCCCCTGCCTCGAGCTCGGCGGCAAGAACCCGCTCGTCGTCATGCCCGACGCCCGGCTCGACCTCGCCGTCGAGGGTGCGCTCTTCTCGGGTTTCGGTACCGCCGGGCAGCGGTGCACCTCGCTCGGGACCGCGATCGTCCACGAGTCGGTGCACGACGAGTTCTTGAGGCGCCTCTCGGGGGCCGTCGGGGAGGCCAGGATAGGGGATCCGATGCAGGACGTGCTCTACGGCCCGATGCTCAGCGAGCGCTTCTACGAGCGTTTCCTGGGCTGGCTGGAGCTCACGAAAGACCACCACAGCCTGCACGGCTCGACCGGGACCGGCAGGATCACGAAGGAAAACCCGCGCGAGAACTTTGTCGGCGACCCGGAGGCGGGCCTCTACTGCCACCCGACCATAGTCGACGGCATCACTCCCGAGGACGAGCTCTACAGGACGGAGACCTTCGGCCCGATCGTCGGGGTCGCGAAGTTCTCGACCTTCGACGAGGCAGTGGAGCTCGCGAACGGCCACGGCTACGGGCTGTCGGCGTCCATCTACACCGAGAACGCCAGAGAGGCCCTGCGTTTCCGCGAGCGCATCTCGGCGGGGATGCTCAGCATCAACAACTCGACCAGCGGGGCCGAGGCGCACCTGCCCTTCGGCGGCAACGGCAAGAGCGGCAACGGCAGCCGCCTCTCCGGGATCTGGGTGCTCGACCAGTTCACCCGCTGGCAGTCGATGAACTGGGACTACTCCGGCAGGCTGCAGAAAGCACAGATGGATCTCATCGAGCTCCCCGCGGACGAGAATTTCCGCCTCGATCCTGAGGAGGATGGCGTTTGA
- a CDS encoding glutathione S-transferase family protein, which yields MINQYLDEVFPEPSLMPGDPKARAHARIWMSFADAKFFPAVFVAASGRRRGLPEERISEGMRRLKEHLSELEARLEGREYLAGSFSLADVAYAGNFVRLRELAEGGELSFEEWPRVASWMERIESRESYEKSL from the coding sequence GTGATAAACCAGTACCTCGACGAGGTCTTCCCGGAGCCTTCGCTGATGCCCGGTGATCCAAAGGCGAGGGCGCACGCCAGGATCTGGATGTCCTTCGCCGACGCGAAGTTCTTCCCGGCGGTCTTCGTGGCCGCCTCCGGACGACGGAGGGGCCTCCCGGAGGAGCGCATCTCGGAGGGAATGCGGAGGCTGAAGGAGCATCTCTCGGAGCTGGAGGCGCGCCTCGAGGGACGGGAATATCTGGCGGGATCCTTCTCGCTGGCGGACGTCGCCTACGCGGGCAACTTCGTCCGTCTGCGGGAGCTCGCGGAGGGGGGAGAGCTCTCCTTCGAGGAGTGGCCGAGGGTCGCTTCCTGGATGGAACGCATCGAGTCGAGGGAGAGCTACGAGAAATCCCTCTGA
- a CDS encoding GntR family transcriptional regulator — protein sequence MVAAGLRDAILSGALAGGTPLRQEEIARRFGVSKIPVREALRQLEGEGLVSFYPHRGAVVSRLSRLEVEEITEIREMLEPVALGKAFPRLGEEEFARAEDILRQIDEEEDLISRWGELNWRFHATLFAPAGRPRLMEIIRMQHVAFERYIRMHLALSDYEKPQREHYELLELCRRGDEEAALALLARHVRETGDLLLESIKE from the coding sequence ATGGTCGCCGCCGGGCTGCGCGACGCCATACTCAGCGGCGCGCTCGCGGGTGGTACACCTTTGCGGCAGGAGGAGATCGCCCGCCGCTTCGGGGTCAGCAAGATCCCGGTGCGCGAGGCGCTCAGGCAGCTGGAGGGCGAGGGGCTCGTCTCCTTCTACCCGCACCGCGGCGCGGTCGTCTCCCGGCTCTCGCGGCTCGAGGTCGAGGAGATAACCGAGATCCGGGAGATGCTCGAGCCCGTGGCGCTGGGGAAGGCCTTCCCCAGGCTGGGAGAGGAGGAGTTCGCCCGCGCGGAGGACATCCTGCGCCAGATAGACGAGGAAGAAGATCTCATCTCACGCTGGGGGGAGCTGAACTGGCGCTTTCACGCCACGCTCTTTGCCCCGGCCGGAAGGCCGCGGCTCATGGAGATCATCCGGATGCAGCACGTGGCCTTCGAGCGCTACATCAGGATGCACCTGGCTCTTTCGGACTACGAGAAGCCCCAGCGGGAGCACTACGAGCTGCTCGAACTCTGCCGACGGGGTGATGAGGAGGCCGCGCTCGCCCTCCTCGCCCGCCACGTCCGGGAGACCGGGGATCTGCTGCTGGAATCTATAAAAGAGTAG
- the pruA gene encoding L-glutamate gamma-semialdehyde dehydrogenase, with product MGLPPFRNEPYLDWNDQENVKRVRAALEKVGGELGRSYPLIIGGKEVETEGEIVSVNPARPQQVVGRVARATEREASLALDAATRAFADWSRTAPEARARILLRAAAIMRRRKAEMIAWEIYEGGKPWPEADAQVSEAIDFLEYYAREMLRLKEGAEVHSVAGEESRYFYQPMGVGVIIAPWNFPTAILTGMSSAAIVTGNTIVMKPSEFTSVIGAKVAEIFFEAGLPEGVLNFCAGYGSEIGDYLVSDPRTRFISFTGSMRTGLRINELAAKPNGQKWIKRVIAEMGGKDAMIIDDSADLEAASSDIVRSAYGYAGQKCSAASRAIVHADVYDEVLRRVVEKARALRVGAPDGPEVFVGPLISEPQFEKVSGYIEVGREEGERVLGEDPGDPKDGYFVTPTVYAGVDPKARIAQEEIFGPVLAFIKARDFEDALAIANDSPYGLTGGLYSNDREHLERARHEFHVGNLYFNRHITGALVGVQPFGGFGLSGTDSKAGGPDYLQQHMLPKTVVERF from the coding sequence ATGGGACTTCCGCCCTTCAGAAACGAGCCTTACCTCGACTGGAACGACCAGGAGAACGTAAAGAGGGTGCGCGCCGCGCTCGAGAAGGTCGGAGGAGAGCTCGGCAGGAGCTATCCTCTGATCATCGGGGGCAAGGAGGTAGAGACCGAGGGTGAGATCGTCTCGGTAAACCCCGCGCGACCGCAGCAGGTCGTGGGCCGCGTGGCCCGGGCGACCGAGCGGGAGGCCAGCCTGGCGCTCGATGCCGCGACGCGGGCCTTCGCGGACTGGAGCCGCACCGCTCCGGAGGCCAGGGCGCGCATCCTGCTGCGCGCAGCCGCCATCATGCGCCGCAGGAAAGCGGAGATGATCGCCTGGGAGATCTACGAGGGCGGGAAGCCGTGGCCGGAGGCCGACGCCCAGGTCTCGGAGGCCATAGACTTCCTCGAGTACTACGCCCGCGAGATGCTGCGCCTGAAGGAGGGGGCGGAGGTGCACTCGGTCGCGGGTGAAGAGAGCCGCTACTTCTACCAGCCGATGGGGGTGGGGGTCATCATCGCCCCGTGGAACTTCCCGACGGCGATCCTCACCGGGATGTCCTCGGCGGCCATCGTCACCGGCAACACCATCGTCATGAAGCCCTCCGAGTTCACCAGCGTGATCGGGGCGAAGGTCGCAGAGATCTTCTTCGAAGCCGGGCTGCCCGAGGGGGTGCTCAACTTCTGCGCCGGGTACGGCTCCGAGATAGGCGACTACCTGGTCTCCGACCCCAGGACCCGCTTCATCTCGTTCACCGGCTCGATGCGGACGGGCCTCAGGATCAACGAGCTCGCCGCGAAACCCAACGGGCAGAAGTGGATAAAGCGCGTGATCGCCGAGATGGGCGGCAAGGACGCGATGATAATCGACGACTCCGCCGACCTTGAGGCCGCGTCCTCGGACATCGTGAGGAGCGCCTACGGGTACGCGGGTCAGAAGTGCTCGGCCGCGAGCCGCGCGATAGTCCACGCCGACGTCTACGATGAGGTCCTGCGGAGGGTCGTCGAGAAGGCTCGGGCACTCCGCGTCGGTGCTCCCGATGGACCCGAGGTCTTCGTCGGGCCGCTGATCAGCGAGCCGCAGTTCGAGAAGGTCTCGGGCTACATCGAGGTCGGCCGGGAGGAGGGCGAGCGGGTCCTGGGTGAGGACCCCGGCGATCCGAAGGACGGCTACTTCGTGACGCCGACGGTCTACGCCGGCGTGGACCCCAAAGCGAGGATAGCGCAGGAGGAGATCTTCGGCCCCGTCCTCGCGTTCATAAAGGCCCGCGACTTCGAGGACGCCCTGGCGATAGCCAACGACTCCCCCTACGGGCTCACCGGAGGCCTCTACTCGAACGACCGGGAGCACCTGGAGAGGGCCCGGCACGAGTTCCACGTCGGCAACCTCTACTTCAACCGGCACATCACCGGCGCCCTGGTCGGCGTGCAACCCTTCGGCGGCTTCGGGCTCTCGGGAACCGACTCGAAGGCCGGCGGCCCGGACTACCTGCAGCAGCACATGCTTCCCAAGACCGTCGTGGAGAGGTTCTAG
- a CDS encoding ArsR/SmtB family transcription factor, translating to MQEDKVTLTGRLAGVGEVEVGRESEEMCHLASFFSGLANPTRLSILILLACRGEMSVGQLVEILGAPQPRVSDHLRCLGRCGYVQVRRAGRNAFYSVADVRVLEMLRLGESLLHDVRLAT from the coding sequence ATGCAGGAAGACAAGGTCACGTTGACGGGCAGGCTTGCAGGAGTAGGGGAAGTAGAAGTCGGACGGGAGAGCGAGGAGATGTGCCATCTGGCATCCTTCTTCAGCGGCCTGGCCAACCCCACCCGGCTCTCGATCCTGATCCTGCTGGCCTGCAGAGGAGAGATGAGCGTCGGACAGCTCGTGGAGATCCTGGGCGCCCCGCAGCCGCGGGTCTCGGACCACCTGCGCTGTCTGGGTCGCTGCGGGTACGTGCAGGTGCGGCGCGCCGGTCGCAACGCCTTCTACTCCGTCGCCGACGTGCGGGTGCTGGAGATGCTTCGGCTCGGGGAATCGCTGCTGCACGACGTCCGCCTCGCTACCTGA
- a CDS encoding SRPBCC family protein — protein sequence MAHVKATAERTVSAEKQKVYEFISDFREKHPRILTEAFADYAVEEGGKGAGTLVRYRLRAGRERPFRMRVEEPEPGSTLKESDEDSSFTTTWRLFPQGEDETRVRVVVEWNGGRGVAGFFERLFAPAGIRRVYEGVLEKLDEAVREE from the coding sequence GTGGCACACGTGAAGGCGACGGCGGAGAGGACGGTGTCGGCCGAGAAGCAGAAGGTCTACGAGTTCATCTCGGACTTTCGCGAGAAACATCCTCGGATACTCACCGAGGCTTTCGCGGATTACGCTGTCGAGGAGGGAGGGAAGGGGGCCGGGACGCTGGTGCGCTACCGGCTGCGAGCCGGCCGTGAGCGGCCCTTCAGGATGCGCGTCGAGGAACCGGAGCCGGGGAGCACGCTGAAGGAGAGCGATGAGGACTCCTCGTTCACGACGACGTGGCGCCTTTTCCCGCAGGGGGAAGACGAGACCCGGGTGCGTGTCGTCGTCGAATGGAACGGAGGACGGGGAGTGGCCGGCTTTTTCGAGCGGCTCTTCGCCCCCGCCGGGATAAGGCGCGTCTACGAGGGAGTGCTGGAGAAGCTGGATGAGGCCGTGAGGGAAGAGTAG